A window of the Desulforapulum autotrophicum HRM2 genome harbors these coding sequences:
- a CDS encoding hybrid sensor histidine kinase/response regulator, whose protein sequence is MEKRLLIVDDEPRLTKSFKVIFENRGIDVQTASNGHDAIKIFKNHPFKVVLSDIHMDKMNGIEMMHALKKIDSCVQIIFLTGYANLETAADALKQNNAFEYLVKPVKSLENLYKTVEQAETKYDQERYQLTQKEKNETGFARFKDIFDSMEAIVYVSDMQTHELIYANKKLMETFGYDDPQAFEGLKCWQVIQKDQTGPCPFCTNKRLVHPDGNPSEPYEWEFQNTLNNHWYSIVDKAIQWYDKRVVRLETAFDITEKKGHEKLFREFEKAIETSKKLESIGTLAGGVAHDINNTLASIIGNINLAQLCCTDNETQKYLRIAENGIMLAKDISSKLMAFAKGDRPLKAKIDIEKLILQALEKSLDPEKITCSFESKPIPDSFYADPGQLRVAIENILQNSVESMDGSGHIDVAVKYQEQPRTSPRIFITISDSGCGISREYLDMIFNPYFTTKPLNNRKSTGLGLSVAWSIISRHGGNIHVESAVNKGTTVHIFLPVTKNGIEKKPKG, encoded by the coding sequence ATGGAAAAAAGACTGCTTATAGTTGATGACGAGCCCCGTCTGACAAAATCATTCAAGGTTATTTTTGAAAACCGCGGGATTGATGTCCAAACAGCCTCCAATGGACATGATGCCATTAAAATTTTTAAAAACCATCCTTTTAAGGTTGTACTATCCGATATTCATATGGATAAAATGAACGGTATTGAGATGATGCACGCTTTAAAAAAGATTGATTCCTGTGTACAGATCATCTTTCTTACCGGGTACGCCAATCTTGAAACTGCGGCAGATGCTTTGAAACAGAACAATGCCTTTGAATACCTGGTAAAGCCTGTCAAAAGCCTGGAGAACCTTTACAAAACCGTTGAACAGGCTGAAACCAAATATGACCAGGAGAGGTATCAGCTCACCCAAAAAGAAAAAAATGAAACCGGGTTTGCCAGATTCAAGGACATCTTTGATTCAATGGAGGCCATCGTCTATGTGTCGGATATGCAGACCCATGAATTAATTTATGCCAATAAAAAACTAATGGAGACATTTGGGTACGATGATCCCCAGGCCTTTGAAGGACTCAAATGCTGGCAGGTTATCCAGAAAGACCAGACGGGTCCCTGCCCCTTCTGTACAAACAAAAGACTGGTTCATCCTGACGGCAACCCTTCTGAGCCCTATGAATGGGAATTTCAAAACACCCTCAACAACCATTGGTACAGCATTGTTGACAAGGCTATCCAGTGGTATGATAAACGAGTCGTCCGGCTTGAAACTGCGTTTGATATCACAGAGAAAAAAGGACATGAAAAACTTTTCCGGGAATTTGAAAAAGCCATTGAAACATCCAAAAAGCTTGAAAGCATTGGAACCCTGGCCGGCGGTGTTGCCCATGATATCAACAATACCCTGGCCTCAATTATCGGGAATATTAACCTGGCCCAGCTCTGCTGCACAGATAACGAAACACAAAAATATCTGCGAATCGCGGAGAACGGTATCATGCTGGCCAAAGACATATCATCAAAGCTGATGGCCTTTGCAAAGGGCGACAGGCCGTTAAAGGCCAAAATTGATATTGAGAAACTGATCCTGCAAGCCCTTGAAAAAAGCTTGGATCCTGAGAAAATTACCTGTTCCTTTGAATCAAAGCCGATTCCTGATTCTTTTTATGCGGACCCAGGTCAGCTAAGGGTTGCAATTGAGAATATCCTCCAAAATTCCGTTGAATCCATGGATGGCTCCGGCCATATCGATGTTGCTGTGAAATATCAGGAACAGCCACGGACTTCACCCCGGATTTTCATTACCATTTCAGATTCAGGCTGCGGGATATCCCGGGAATATCTGGATATGATCTTTAATCCCTACTTCACGACCAAACCATTGAACAACCGGAAAAGCACCGGTCTTGGTTTGAGTGTTGCCTGGTCCATCATCTCCAGACACGGGGGAAATATTCATGTCGAATCAGCCGTGAACAAAGGAACAACCGTCCACATCTTTCTGCCGGTTACTAAAAATGGGATTGAAAAAAAACCAAAGGGTTAA
- a CDS encoding SPL family radical SAM protein: MASNKLLQITLFHSLPGDQQQWLLTMSETYAFSFQQLRMLTEYSADLICWKAGSLAQFYLPEAVGQAKGKQAAGKVFQQFRQGYETLKNGQKRYSGASRFSAGEQKFPEAQMVEVQLKGNIMGKCPVASEKTRCCNLNTLDAVQQCGFDCSYCSIQSFYHGNQVRFIQNLMSHLETMELDTDKLYHIGTGQSSDSLMWGNRFGLLDALCRFAAEHPNVILEMKSKSGRIDYFLENRPPANMVFTWSLNTPTVIQHEEKGTASLDKRLESARKLADKGIPVGFHFHPIVWYEGWRKDYLALVSRLADSFQPQEVVMVSLGTLTFIKPVLKRLRARMPDSSILQMPMEDCAGKLSYPLELKKELFSSVYQAFPDSWKDAVFFYMCMEHIDLWQPVFGRSYDSNEQFEADMLNTYHEKISRISHSC; encoded by the coding sequence ATGGCATCAAATAAACTTTTACAGATTACTCTTTTTCACAGTCTTCCTGGGGATCAACAGCAGTGGCTGCTCACCATGTCCGAAACCTATGCCTTTTCCTTTCAGCAGCTGAGGATGCTGACTGAATACAGCGCGGACCTGATCTGCTGGAAGGCCGGATCCCTGGCGCAGTTTTACCTACCGGAAGCAGTGGGGCAGGCAAAGGGGAAACAGGCGGCAGGTAAGGTTTTTCAGCAGTTTCGCCAGGGGTATGAAACGTTGAAAAACGGACAGAAACGGTATAGCGGAGCAAGCCGGTTTTCCGCCGGTGAACAAAAATTTCCAGAAGCGCAGATGGTTGAGGTTCAGCTTAAGGGAAATATCATGGGAAAATGTCCGGTTGCCTCCGAGAAAACCCGCTGCTGTAACCTGAACACCCTGGATGCGGTGCAGCAGTGCGGTTTTGATTGCAGTTATTGTTCCATCCAGTCCTTTTACCATGGGAATCAGGTGCGTTTCATCCAGAATCTCATGTCCCATCTGGAAACCATGGAGCTGGATACGGACAAACTTTATCACATTGGAACTGGCCAGTCTTCCGATTCCCTGATGTGGGGCAACCGGTTTGGGCTTCTGGACGCCCTTTGTCGGTTTGCTGCAGAGCATCCCAATGTAATCCTTGAAATGAAATCCAAGAGCGGCCGGATCGATTATTTCCTGGAAAACCGGCCGCCTGCCAACATGGTTTTTACCTGGTCCCTTAACACGCCAACGGTGATTCAGCATGAGGAAAAGGGAACGGCCTCCCTGGATAAACGGCTGGAAAGTGCCCGGAAACTAGCGGATAAAGGCATCCCAGTAGGATTTCATTTCCATCCCATTGTCTGGTATGAGGGGTGGCGCAAAGACTATCTGGCCCTGGTGTCCCGTCTGGCAGACAGTTTTCAGCCCCAAGAGGTGGTCATGGTTTCCCTGGGGACGCTGACTTTTATCAAACCGGTCCTGAAGAGGCTCCGGGCGCGAATGCCGGACAGCTCCATTTTGCAGATGCCCATGGAGGATTGTGCCGGGAAACTGAGTTATCCCCTTGAACTCAAAAAAGAACTTTTCTCCTCGGTTTATCAAGCCTTCCCGGATTCCTGGAAAGACGCTGTCTTCTTTTATATGTGCATGGAGCATATAGATCTGTGGCAGCCGGTTTTCGGGCGAAGTTATGACTCCAATGAACAATTTGAAGCAGATATGCTCAATACCTATCACGAAAAAATTTCCAGGATCAGCCATTCCTGTTGA
- a CDS encoding sulfite exporter TauE/SafE family protein yields MLISLILGVASFSFSFAGFGYGLIAVPLLALILPIKLAVAIQFPLTFPLFFINTYRYGHRISWTEIKPFFLGAAIAVLFGAFSFHWFSEIVMKRTLAMFTVISILTARYSMGEKFLHRIAETVPGGAFLGVLSGWFMGAYTAGGPPAVIYAAAKFPDTEKAKGMLSVYFLLVGLGLLVLFLFNGVLSLNTLKQSVPHFPAVIFGFLLGDIFQKKVSRKGYMRGVHLLLFLAAILLSFSN; encoded by the coding sequence TTGTTAATAAGTTTAATTCTTGGTGTTGCCTCCTTTTCCTTTAGTTTTGCAGGATTTGGATACGGTTTGATTGCGGTTCCGCTTCTGGCCTTGATATTACCGATAAAACTGGCTGTCGCCATCCAGTTCCCCCTTACTTTTCCCCTGTTTTTTATCAATACCTACCGGTATGGACACCGGATCAGCTGGACGGAAATAAAACCTTTTTTTTTAGGTGCAGCCATTGCGGTTTTATTCGGGGCGTTTTCTTTTCATTGGTTTTCTGAAATTGTCATGAAACGGACCCTGGCAATGTTTACGGTAATATCTATTTTAACGGCCAGGTATTCAATGGGTGAAAAATTTCTCCATCGCATAGCAGAAACCGTTCCAGGCGGTGCTTTTCTGGGGGTTTTAAGCGGATGGTTTATGGGTGCCTATACGGCTGGCGGTCCGCCCGCCGTCATATATGCTGCGGCTAAGTTTCCGGATACTGAAAAAGCAAAGGGAATGCTGAGTGTCTATTTCTTATTGGTTGGACTGGGACTGCTTGTTCTGTTTCTCTTTAACGGGGTGCTGAGTTTAAATACCTTGAAACAATCTGTTCCGCATTTTCCGGCGGTAATCTTCGGTTTTCTGCTTGGAGACATCTTCCAGAAAAAAGTCAGCCGAAAAGGATATATGAGGGGTGTCCATCTCCTTCTTTTTTTGGCAGCCATATTATTAAGCTTTTCCAATTGA
- a CDS encoding fructose-bisphosphatase class III, with the protein MERDPENMRHLSYLTKEHPSQEAVAEAIINLQAQLNLPKGTEHFISDIHGEYEAFCKVVSHASGAIKRKIAEIFNDTLSAAEKLELGALIYSPEKMLGIMLPITDDRRQWYQRTLLHLIHVLRAVSSKYPRSKVQLLIEGRFEMLIEELLYENEQLTDKYEYYQSLLETIITTGQAKIIIINMAKSIQCLAIDHLHIVGDIYDRGPAAHLIMNHLMAYHSADIQWGNHDILWMGAAGGSEACIANVIRISLRHANMETLENGYAVSLLPLASFAIETYGDDPCEVFRSQMFNQLDNSQGEQRLMAQMHKAITIIQFKLEAQIIKRRSEYCLCDRLLYDKIDFDQGTIQINKRAHPLLDKRFQTVTPEDPYTLTPAEQHVVARLKTAFLNSDKLQQHTRFLFAKGSIYKTCNGNLLYHGCIPMNNDGSFMSLQINNKNYAGKDLMEKMHRLARQGFFTTDDSPKKQEGLDAMWYLWCGPCSSLFGKEKMTTFEQYFIADKATHKEPRNIYYTLRDDEGTVRQILEAFALNPDTGHVVNGHVPVIVKEKESPLKAGGRLIVIDGGFARAYQRKTGIAGYTLVFNSWGILLATHQQDEANSSADMEIHDINCTTEIIENQSRRIRIKDSDAGQEIQHRIDELMALKNAYQEGLV; encoded by the coding sequence ATGGAAAGAGATCCGGAGAACATGCGCCACCTGAGCTACCTGACAAAAGAGCACCCATCCCAGGAAGCTGTTGCCGAGGCCATTATTAACCTGCAGGCCCAACTCAACCTGCCAAAGGGCACCGAACATTTCATCTCGGACATTCACGGCGAATATGAGGCCTTTTGCAAGGTGGTCAGCCATGCCTCCGGCGCAATCAAGCGCAAAATTGCCGAAATTTTCAACGACACTTTGTCCGCTGCAGAGAAGCTAGAGCTGGGTGCCCTCATTTATTCTCCTGAAAAGATGCTGGGAATCATGTTGCCGATCACTGATGACAGGAGGCAGTGGTATCAACGGACCTTGTTACACCTGATCCATGTATTGCGAGCGGTTTCTTCAAAATACCCACGTTCTAAAGTACAACTGTTGATTGAGGGGCGCTTTGAAATGTTGATTGAGGAGCTGCTCTATGAAAATGAACAGCTGACGGATAAGTACGAATACTACCAGAGTCTGCTTGAGACGATTATCACCACCGGCCAGGCCAAAATAATCATTATTAACATGGCCAAGTCCATCCAGTGTCTGGCCATCGATCACCTCCATATTGTGGGTGATATTTACGATCGTGGCCCTGCAGCCCATCTCATCATGAATCATTTGATGGCGTACCACAGCGCCGATATTCAATGGGGTAATCATGATATCCTGTGGATGGGAGCAGCAGGCGGCAGTGAGGCCTGTATCGCTAATGTCATCCGGATTTCCCTGCGTCATGCCAATATGGAGACTTTGGAAAATGGATATGCGGTGAGTCTTTTGCCTCTGGCTTCCTTTGCCATTGAAACCTACGGGGATGACCCCTGTGAAGTTTTTAGATCCCAGATGTTCAACCAGCTGGACAATTCACAGGGTGAGCAAAGGCTGATGGCGCAAATGCACAAAGCCATCACCATTATACAGTTCAAGCTGGAAGCCCAAATTATCAAACGACGGTCGGAATACTGTCTTTGTGATCGTTTGTTGTATGATAAAATTGATTTTGATCAGGGAACCATTCAGATAAATAAACGTGCCCATCCACTGCTTGACAAAAGATTTCAGACCGTCACCCCGGAAGATCCTTACACCCTGACACCTGCAGAACAACATGTGGTTGCACGGTTGAAAACAGCATTCCTGAACAGTGATAAATTACAGCAGCATACACGCTTTCTTTTTGCCAAGGGCAGTATATATAAAACCTGCAATGGAAATTTGCTCTACCATGGTTGCATTCCCATGAACAATGACGGCTCTTTTATGTCACTGCAGATAAACAATAAGAATTATGCGGGAAAGGATTTGATGGAAAAAATGCATCGCCTGGCCCGGCAGGGTTTTTTTACCACAGATGATTCCCCAAAAAAACAAGAGGGGTTGGACGCCATGTGGTACTTATGGTGCGGACCCTGTTCGTCTCTTTTTGGCAAGGAAAAGATGACAACCTTCGAACAATATTTTATTGCAGATAAAGCCACTCACAAAGAGCCACGTAATATCTATTATACCCTGCGGGACGACGAAGGAACGGTCCGACAAATCCTCGAGGCCTTTGCGCTTAATCCCGATACAGGGCATGTTGTAAACGGGCATGTACCGGTGATCGTCAAAGAAAAGGAAAGTCCGTTAAAGGCGGGCGGCAGACTGATTGTCATCGACGGTGGGTTTGCGCGGGCCTACCAGAGAAAAACGGGAATCGCCGGCTACACCCTGGTTTTTAATTCATGGGGAATACTGCTGGCCACTCACCAGCAGGACGAGGCAAATTCCTCTGCCGACATGGAAATTCACGATATTAACTGTACGACTGAAATCATTGAAAACCAGAGTCGCCGTATTCGCATCAAAGATAGTGATGCAGGTCAAGAAATTCAACACCGTATTGACGAACTGATGGCTCTGAAGAACGCTTACCAAGAGGGACTGGTGTAA
- a CDS encoding glucose-1-phosphate adenylyltransferase: MEITAMIMKDVLGLIMGGGRGTRLYPLTKKRSKPAVPLAGKYRLIDVPISNCLHSGIDKISILTQFNSVSLHRHIFQTYRRDMFTNGWVQIWAAEQTPDSTGWYQGTADAVRQQMVEIKNSGIKYVLVLAGDHLYRMDYRKFVQYHVDTKADITLAVQPVNGLEAPELGILKRSPDGEITSFIEKPDPESLHDLESSPGSEKPFMASMGIYVFSTDLLAELLATPGDDFGKDIIPQALSNHRVMGHIFDGYWADIGTIRRFYEVNLELAANPIFNLNLPNQPVYTNARFLPPTDVQGASLKKTLLAEGCSIAEAKITNSVIGIRSKIGSQVVIRDTIMMGADYYETDEHHAENRRLGRPDIGVGDGSIIEAAILDKKARIGRNVHIRFLPDRPDSETDQWAIRDGLVVVPKSAIIPDGTVI, encoded by the coding sequence ATGGAGATTACAGCGATGATAATGAAAGATGTTTTAGGTCTAATTATGGGTGGAGGCCGAGGCACCCGCCTGTATCCCTTAACAAAAAAAAGGTCCAAGCCGGCCGTGCCGCTGGCTGGCAAGTATCGGTTGATTGATGTTCCCATCAGCAATTGTCTGCATTCCGGTATCGATAAAATTTCTATTTTAACGCAATTCAATTCGGTTTCGTTGCATCGACATATTTTCCAGACCTATCGGCGAGATATGTTTACCAACGGCTGGGTCCAGATCTGGGCGGCTGAGCAGACACCAGATAGCACAGGGTGGTATCAGGGTACTGCCGATGCGGTACGGCAGCAGATGGTAGAAATCAAAAATTCCGGCATCAAATATGTCCTCGTCCTGGCCGGCGATCACCTTTATCGAATGGATTATCGTAAATTTGTGCAATACCACGTGGACACCAAGGCCGACATTACCCTGGCGGTTCAACCAGTCAATGGTCTGGAGGCCCCTGAACTTGGTATTCTCAAGCGTAGCCCTGACGGTGAAATCACAAGTTTTATCGAAAAGCCGGATCCGGAAAGCCTCCATGACCTGGAAAGCAGTCCAGGTTCTGAAAAACCCTTTATGGCATCGATGGGCATCTATGTTTTTTCCACAGACCTGCTGGCTGAACTTCTGGCAACACCGGGTGACGATTTTGGTAAAGATATCATTCCCCAGGCTTTATCCAACCATCGGGTAATGGGACATATCTTCGATGGGTATTGGGCCGATATCGGCACCATCCGCCGCTTCTATGAAGTGAACCTGGAGCTGGCTGCAAACCCGATTTTCAACTTAAACCTTCCCAACCAGCCAGTATATACCAACGCTCGTTTCCTGCCGCCAACCGATGTACAAGGTGCTAGCTTAAAAAAAACGTTGCTCGCTGAAGGATGCAGCATTGCCGAGGCAAAAATTACCAACTCGGTTATTGGTATCCGCAGCAAAATAGGTTCCCAGGTCGTCATACGTGACACGATCATGATGGGGGCTGATTATTATGAAACAGATGAACATCACGCTGAAAACAGACGATTGGGTCGTCCCGACATTGGGGTGGGCGATGGCTCAATTATTGAGGCCGCAATCCTTGATAAAAAAGCCCGGATTGGTCGTAATGTCCATATTCGCTTTCTGCCTGATCGACCCGATTCAGAAACAGACCAATGGGCGATTCGGGATGGCTTGGTGGTCGTTCCCAAGAGTGCGATCATTCCTGATGGTACAGTGATTTAA
- the gap gene encoding type I glyceraldehyde-3-phosphate dehydrogenase — protein sequence MLKVAINGFGRIGRLTFRKIFGDDRFEVVAINDLTEPKMLAHLLKYDSVQGPFYGHTVDSDENTLIIDGKKISVHKDADPKNLPWDSYGIDIVLECTGFFCSKAKSQAHIDAGAKRVLISAPAGTDLPTIVYGVNHQTLRKDHLIVSGASCTTNCLAPMAKALNEYRELRTGFMTTIHAYTGDQMIVDGPHRKGDFRRARAGAINIVPNSTGAAKAIGLVIPELDGKLIGSAQRVPVASGSLTILDATLKDDTETVTVEGLNEAMRKASDESFGYTDEELVSSDTIGMSYGSLFDSTQTLAQRCGTKIYEVRVVSWYDNEMSYVSQLIRTLDHMGSLMK from the coding sequence ATGCTTAAAGTTGCCATTAATGGTTTTGGAAGAATAGGAAGGCTTACATTCCGAAAAATCTTTGGAGACGATCGTTTTGAAGTAGTGGCAATCAACGATTTAACTGAACCAAAAATGCTTGCCCATCTTCTGAAATATGACAGTGTACAGGGTCCTTTTTACGGGCATACGGTCGATAGTGATGAGAATACACTTATCATTGACGGCAAAAAAATCAGCGTTCACAAAGATGCTGATCCGAAGAATCTTCCCTGGGACAGCTATGGGATTGATATTGTATTAGAATGTACCGGATTTTTCTGCTCAAAGGCCAAGAGCCAGGCGCATATTGATGCAGGTGCAAAGAGGGTTCTTATTTCAGCGCCTGCAGGCACTGACCTTCCAACCATTGTTTATGGCGTAAATCATCAGACACTGAGAAAGGATCATCTCATCGTTTCTGGAGCGTCCTGCACAACCAATTGCCTTGCTCCCATGGCAAAAGCATTGAATGAGTATCGTGAGTTAAGAACAGGCTTCATGACAACGATTCATGCGTATACGGGCGACCAGATGATTGTTGACGGTCCCCACCGTAAAGGTGATTTTCGTCGTGCAAGGGCAGGCGCAATTAACATTGTGCCGAATTCAACCGGTGCTGCAAAAGCGATCGGTCTTGTCATTCCTGAACTTGACGGAAAACTGATCGGATCCGCACAACGCGTCCCGGTTGCTTCGGGTTCCCTCACTATTCTTGATGCGACTTTAAAGGATGATACCGAGACTGTAACTGTCGAAGGTCTCAATGAAGCAATGAGAAAGGCTTCCGATGAATCCTTTGGATATACTGACGAGGAGCTGGTGTCAAGTGATACCATTGGTATGAGCTATGGTTCACTTTTTGACTCCACTCAAACACTTGCGCAACGATGTGGAACCAAAATTTATGAGGTTAGGGTTGTGTCCTGGTATGACAATGAAATGAGCTATGTTAGTCAATTAATAAGAACATTAGACCATATGGGAAGTTTAATGAAATAA
- a CDS encoding class II fructose-bisphosphate aldolase — translation MMTDPIRYEDLDLVNTKKMFQKAMEGKFAVPAYNFNNMEQLQAIVTGCAESDSPVILQVSGSARQYADPTMMPHMVKGAVAMVRKAGSKIPIALHLDHGNSFELAKDCIDSGFSSVMIDGSHLSFEENVRLTKEVVDYAHTMGVTVEGELGVLAGVEDEVSSETSHYTRPEEVQAFVEKTGADSLAISIGTSHGAHKFKLKPGEQPPSLRFDILEEIEQRLPGYPIVLHGASSVSPEHVAMINQYGGNLESAVGIPADQLRRAAKSAVCKINIDSDGRLAMTAVIRKVFSESPAEFDPRKYLGPARDELISLIKDKNKNVLGSAGKM, via the coding sequence ATGATGACTGATCCAATTCGATATGAAGATCTTGATTTGGTAAATACCAAAAAAATGTTTCAAAAGGCGATGGAAGGCAAATTTGCCGTTCCTGCCTATAATTTCAACAATATGGAGCAACTCCAGGCCATCGTTACCGGTTGCGCAGAATCTGATTCACCGGTTATTTTGCAGGTATCCGGCAGCGCCCGGCAATACGCAGATCCCACAATGATGCCCCATATGGTAAAGGGCGCAGTTGCCATGGTAAGAAAAGCCGGCAGTAAAATCCCCATTGCCCTGCATCTTGACCATGGCAACAGTTTCGAACTGGCCAAAGATTGTATTGACAGTGGCTTTTCCTCTGTGATGATCGATGGTTCCCACCTTTCTTTTGAAGAAAATGTTCGACTGACAAAGGAAGTTGTCGACTATGCCCATACAATGGGGGTGACCGTTGAAGGGGAGCTGGGAGTTCTGGCAGGGGTTGAAGATGAAGTATCTTCAGAGACGAGTCACTATACCAGACCGGAAGAGGTGCAGGCGTTTGTTGAGAAAACAGGGGCAGACAGCCTGGCTATCTCGATTGGAACTTCCCACGGGGCCCATAAATTCAAGCTGAAACCCGGTGAACAGCCACCATCACTGCGCTTTGATATTCTGGAGGAAATTGAACAACGTCTTCCAGGTTATCCCATTGTATTGCACGGTGCCTCTTCGGTGTCGCCTGAACATGTTGCCATGATAAATCAATATGGCGGTAATTTAGAGAGCGCAGTGGGGATCCCGGCCGATCAATTGCGCCGGGCCGCAAAATCAGCAGTCTGTAAGATCAATATCGACAGCGATGGGCGCCTTGCCATGACAGCTGTTATACGAAAGGTATTTTCTGAATCCCCGGCTGAATTTGACCCCCGTAAATATCTGGGACCTGCCCGGGATGAATTGATCTCTTTAATTAAAGATAAAAACAAAAATGTTCTGGGTAGCGCTGGAAAGATGTGA
- the pfkB gene encoding 1-phosphofructokinase yields the protein MIFTVTLNPAVDREMTVDQIVFDTVLRASDWRVDCGGKGFNVARMLKSLGVSSVALGFAAGKSGELLNDKLQSLGIETEFVWVEGETRTNVSIVSGNGQYVKVNEPGPTITDVDLAQLAQKVGDRVRAGDWWVLAGSLPPGVPPGYYTELITLIQSAGAYVFLDTSDEALRQNCGAKPLLVKPNDEEAHGLTGLPVNTPAQIAAVGRAISAMGPANVIISLGKQGAVLVHAGKAWLAASPKIVAANPIGAGDSMVAGIVWGLSQGDSMQDALCKGIACGAATASQKGTSVGSLAQVNELLAKVKLSQV from the coding sequence ATGATATTTACTGTTACACTCAATCCAGCAGTAGACCGGGAGATGACGGTTGATCAGATCGTCTTTGATACTGTCCTGCGAGCCTCGGACTGGCGGGTAGACTGCGGCGGGAAAGGGTTTAATGTAGCGCGCATGCTTAAATCGTTAGGTGTTTCAAGTGTGGCCCTCGGTTTTGCCGCCGGTAAAAGCGGGGAATTGCTCAACGATAAACTCCAATCTTTGGGGATTGAAACTGAATTTGTCTGGGTTGAGGGAGAAACCCGCACAAATGTATCCATCGTCAGTGGGAATGGACAGTATGTGAAGGTCAATGAACCGGGCCCGACCATTACGGATGTCGATCTTGCGCAACTGGCGCAAAAAGTAGGCGATCGGGTACGGGCCGGAGACTGGTGGGTGCTGGCCGGCAGTCTGCCTCCAGGGGTGCCGCCAGGTTACTATACTGAGCTGATAACCCTCATCCAGTCGGCAGGAGCATACGTATTCCTGGACACCAGCGACGAGGCCCTACGCCAGAACTGTGGTGCAAAGCCCTTGCTGGTTAAACCCAATGATGAAGAAGCACATGGGCTGACCGGGCTTCCTGTTAACACGCCTGCCCAGATCGCAGCAGTTGGCAGGGCAATCTCTGCCATGGGCCCTGCAAACGTGATTATTTCCCTTGGAAAACAGGGTGCCGTACTGGTCCATGCAGGGAAAGCGTGGCTGGCAGCAAGTCCCAAAATAGTTGCAGCCAACCCAATTGGGGCAGGTGATTCCATGGTTGCCGGGATTGTGTGGGGACTCAGCCAGGGGGATAGCATGCAGGATGCCTTGTGTAAAGGAATTGCCTGTGGTGCTGCTACAGCCAGTCAAAAAGGCACATCGGTTGGTTCCCTTGCACAGGTAAACGAGTTGTTAGCAAAAGTTAAGCTCAGCCAGGTGTAG